ACTCGGTGAGGTACTCGGCCTGCTCTTCCTCGGTGAGGCCCAGGAGCTCCTCCTCCATGCGCGCGCAGATGCGCACCACCTCGGCCCCGCGCGTTTCGGCGTGTTCGCGCACACGGGTCACCAGCTCGGGCTCTTCCGTCAGGCCTCCCTCGTCCACGTTGGCGCAGTAGATTACGGGTTTTGCCGTGAGCAGAGCCAGTTCCCTGAGCTGCTTGGCCATGTCTTCGTTGGGCGGGGTGTAGGTGGCTACCGGTTCACCGCCGGCGATGTGGTCGCGCAGCACCTGGAGCTGGTCCGCCAGGGTGGCGGCTTTCTTGTCGCCGCGCTGTTTACGGGTGCGCTCCAGCTTGTTTTCCACGGCTTGCAGGTCGGCAAGCAGCAATTCAGTTTCGATTGTCTCGATGTCGCGGATGGGGTCCACGGAGCCGTCCACGTGCGCCACGTCGCCGTCCTCGAAGCAGCGGACCACATGGAGAATGGCAGTGGATTCGCGGATATTGGCGAGAAACTTGTTGCCGAGCCCCTCACCCTTGGACGCGCCGCGCACCAGGCCGGCGATGTCCACGAAGTTCACCGTGGCGTAAATGGTTTTGGCCGGCTTGAGGAGCTTTTCCAGAGCATCCACGCGGGCGTCCGGAACGGGTACGACGGCCTTGTTCGGCTCGATGGTGCAGAAGGGATAATTCGCGGCCTCGGCGTTCTGGGCCTTGGTCAGCGCGTTGAACAGGGTGGATTTGCCCACGTTGGGCAGTCCGACAATGCCGATATCGAGAGCCATGGGTGCTTCCTTTGGCGAGGTCTTTGTGGATGGAAAGAAAGGCGCCGGTCACGCCAACGTGTGCACGGTCCGTACAGCGAGGCGCGGTGGTCGTCAAGTCCACGGGAATCGTGTGCAGCGCGGAGTATTCAATAAAAAATGCATCAGCATAAATCGACATAAACCCACAAAGGCCCCTGTGGGACGATGTAAAGGCACACAACATTCTAAAATATTTGAACTAGTGTAGACATGGAAGAAAAATTCAGATAAATTCCAGAAAAAGTCTAGAGGAATCTGCGAGCCCAGACGAGATACGCGGTGTGCCTCCAGCCGCTGCCGTCATTTCGGCTTGCAGCAGACCGCCTGCCGGACCGTGTGAAATTGTTCCGACGCGCCCATCGAGTCCGGTCCGGCGGGCGGTCATTCCAGAAAAAGCAAGGAGCAGTCGCATGGCAACGGTTCTTTCGTTTTCCAAGGCGTACTGTCAGGCCTGCGGCCACGAACGCAGAGTCCCTGCGGCGATGCACGGACTGGAAGCGCGGTGCCCGCACTGCAAGCAAACAGCCAAGGTGCTTGTGGGCGAGCCTCATGAGCGGCGCGGCCACGACCGCCACGAGGTGGCCTGTTCCAGCGTGCGTCTCGGCCCGTTCCTCGGCGAGCTGCCGCTCGTCGATATCGGCGCGGGCGGCGTCTCCTTCGATGCCAGCACCAGCGGCTTTCAATTCCGCGCCGGCGACAGCCTGCGCATGGAGATCGTCCACCGCGAAACGGTTCTTGCCAGCGATATCGATGTCGTTGTCGTGCGGGTCGAGGGATCGCGTGTTGCGTGCAGCGTGCGCGAGGACGATCCCGGCTCCGAGGCGCTCATCAACGCGTGCGTCTACACTATGCGATTCCGCGAGCATGCCGCGCA
This genomic interval from Oceanidesulfovibrio indonesiensis contains the following:
- the ychF gene encoding redox-regulated ATPase YchF, with translation MALDIGIVGLPNVGKSTLFNALTKAQNAEAANYPFCTIEPNKAVVPVPDARVDALEKLLKPAKTIYATVNFVDIAGLVRGASKGEGLGNKFLANIRESTAILHVVRCFEDGDVAHVDGSVDPIRDIETIETELLLADLQAVENKLERTRKQRGDKKAATLADQLQVLRDHIAGGEPVATYTPPNEDMAKQLRELALLTAKPVIYCANVDEGGLTEEPELVTRVREHAETRGAEVVRICARMEEELLGLTEEEQAEYLTEYGVTAGGLEQVIRTGYKTLGLISFLTAGPKEVRAWTVTRGARAPQAAGVIHTDFERGFIRAEVISFEDYIKYGSEAACRSAGVLRVEGKDYVVQDGDVVHFLFNV
- a CDS encoding PilZ domain-containing protein — protein: MATVLSFSKAYCQACGHERRVPAAMHGLEARCPHCKQTAKVLVGEPHERRGHDRHEVACSSVRLGPFLGELPLVDIGAGGVSFDASTSGFQFRAGDSLRMEIVHRETVLASDIDVVVVRVEGSRVACSVREDDPGSEALINACVYTMRFREHAAQLRQIA